The Breoghania sp. genome has a segment encoding these proteins:
- a CDS encoding globin-coupled sensor protein, translated as MSNVTLSERLEFLQIDAGDLAVVQKVWKLIQPEIDDIMKAFYAHIAKFDQISHLARGHSERLSEAQKSHWARLFSGRLDDEYVQSSRRIGLAHVKIGLEPNWYIGGYAFITNKLVSAICRKHRFSATKAASVIAAMNKVVMLDMDMAISTYHDVMIEQANSREESIKAAVREFDVVMNKASHSLGEASQTLGNTAGGLMEAAGETNNRVTLMEENASETSDGVQSSAAATEEMTASISEIGRQATRSRDVARTAVEGAQRTNVSIQNLAEVTETIGSVIKLISDVAEQTNLLALNATIEAARAGEAGRGFAVVAAEVKELAGQTTKATEEITEQIANIQRASRQSVEDIEMITETIDQVSEIATAIASAVEEQTAATREIANNVQTAARNTASVSDEMAHIRAKTETTQSSAERIADMASGLKQQSDQMGHDVKAFFDKVLSA; from the coding sequence ATGTCCAATGTCACGCTTAGTGAGCGGCTTGAGTTTCTTCAAATCGACGCAGGCGATCTTGCCGTTGTTCAAAAGGTCTGGAAACTGATCCAGCCCGAGATCGATGACATCATGAAGGCGTTTTACGCTCACATTGCGAAGTTCGATCAGATCTCCCACCTGGCAAGGGGACATTCGGAGCGCCTGAGCGAGGCGCAGAAGAGCCATTGGGCGCGGTTGTTCTCGGGGCGATTGGATGACGAATACGTTCAAAGCTCGCGCCGCATCGGACTTGCGCATGTCAAGATCGGGCTGGAGCCCAACTGGTATATTGGCGGTTACGCTTTCATCACCAACAAGCTTGTTTCCGCCATCTGTCGCAAGCACCGGTTTTCCGCCACCAAGGCGGCCAGCGTCATCGCCGCGATGAACAAGGTCGTCATGCTCGACATGGACATGGCCATCTCCACCTATCACGATGTGATGATCGAGCAGGCCAACAGTCGGGAGGAGTCCATCAAGGCGGCGGTGCGTGAGTTCGACGTCGTCATGAACAAGGCCAGCCATTCCTTGGGTGAGGCCTCCCAGACGCTCGGAAATACGGCGGGCGGCCTGATGGAGGCTGCGGGGGAAACCAACAACCGCGTGACCTTGATGGAAGAGAATGCTTCGGAGACGTCCGACGGCGTTCAGTCCAGCGCGGCGGCAACGGAAGAAATGACCGCCTCGATCAGCGAGATCGGGCGTCAGGCAACCCGCTCGCGCGATGTGGCGCGCACTGCGGTTGAGGGCGCCCAGCGGACGAATGTCTCCATTCAAAATCTTGCCGAGGTGACAGAGACCATCGGTTCCGTCATCAAACTGATCTCGGATGTCGCCGAGCAGACCAATCTGCTGGCTCTCAATGCCACCATCGAGGCCGCGCGTGCGGGCGAGGCGGGGCGGGGCTTTGCGGTGGTGGCTGCGGAAGTCAAGGAACTGGCGGGCCAGACGACGAAGGCAACGGAGGAGATCACCGAGCAGATCGCCAACATTCAGCGTGCCTCGCGTCAGTCGGTTGAAGATATCGAGATGATCACCGAGACCATCGATCAGGTCTCGGAAATCGCGACGGCCATTGCCTCAGCTGTGGAAGAGCAGACCGCGGCCACCCGCGAAATCGCCAACAATGTGCAGACGGCAGCGCGCAACACGGCAAGTGTTTCGGATGAAATGGCGCATATCCGGGCAAAGACGGAAACCACCCAGAGTTCGGCCGAGCGCATCGCGGACATGGCGTCCGGGCTCAAGCAGCAGTCGGACCAGATGGGGCATGACGTGAAAGCGTTTTTCGACAAGGTGCTGTCGGCCTGA
- a CDS encoding bacteriocin: protein MRTCVNFLVILAVAGSLAGCGSTPTQRAVSGAGLGTAAGVGVAVVAGTPLLTGAAIGAAAGAVAGAITNECQIDLGPRRPKNC, encoded by the coding sequence ATGCGCACTTGCGTGAATTTCCTCGTCATCCTCGCTGTCGCAGGCAGCCTTGCCGGTTGCGGGTCCACCCCAACCCAGCGCGCCGTTTCCGGAGCCGGGCTCGGCACCGCCGCAGGCGTCGGCGTCGCCGTGGTCGCAGGCACCCCCCTTCTCACCGGAGCCGCCATTGGCGCAGCTGCGGGCGCGGTGGCCGGTGCCATCACCAATGAGTGCCAGATCGACCTCGGCCCCCGCAGGCCGAAAAACTGCTGA